The proteins below come from a single Mycobacterium parmense genomic window:
- the pstS gene encoding phosphate ABC transporter substrate-binding protein PstS codes for MKHHRSAMNLVAASALLLAGCDSAHATLPYTAGAKVDCGGKPDLIASGSTAQANAMTRFVDAYRKACSGQSLDYTANGSGAGISDFLAGKTDFGGSDTPLSGDQYAAAKRRCGGADAWDLPVVFGPMAITYNLRDVDSLVLDAPTLAKIFNGTITRWDDPALTALNASMPAEDIRVIYRSDASGTTYNFQAYLQAASGGVWNQGAAKTFTGGVGTAAAGNNGTAALVKTTEGAISYNELSFALQQGLFAAEIKTPASRRALRPVRIGTDTVGKTITGAKIVGAGNDLVLDLSSFYNPAYPDVYPIVMATYEIVCSKYPGADQGKAVKAFLQAAIGPGQVDLNRIGYIPLSPGFQSRVSNAVDAITYPGAPDPG; via the coding sequence GTGAAGCACCATCGGTCGGCCATGAACCTGGTGGCCGCGAGTGCACTACTGCTCGCGGGGTGCGACAGCGCCCACGCGACCCTGCCCTACACCGCCGGCGCCAAGGTGGACTGCGGCGGCAAGCCGGACCTGATCGCCAGCGGCTCAACCGCGCAGGCGAACGCGATGACGAGGTTCGTCGACGCCTACCGCAAGGCGTGCTCGGGTCAGAGCCTGGACTACACCGCCAACGGCTCGGGTGCCGGAATCAGCGACTTCCTGGCCGGCAAAACCGATTTCGGCGGATCGGACACGCCGTTATCCGGTGACCAGTACGCGGCCGCGAAGCGGCGATGCGGCGGTGCCGACGCGTGGGATCTTCCCGTGGTGTTCGGCCCGATGGCGATCACCTACAACCTCAGGGACGTGGACTCGCTGGTGCTGGACGCGCCCACGCTCGCCAAGATCTTCAACGGCACCATCACGCGCTGGGACGACCCGGCCCTCACCGCGCTCAACGCGTCCATGCCCGCGGAGGACATCCGGGTCATCTACCGCAGCGACGCGTCGGGCACGACCTACAACTTCCAGGCCTACCTGCAGGCCGCCTCCGGAGGCGTCTGGAATCAGGGCGCGGCGAAGACGTTCACCGGCGGTGTCGGCACCGCCGCCGCGGGCAACAACGGCACGGCGGCGTTGGTGAAGACCACCGAGGGTGCGATCAGTTACAACGAATTGTCGTTCGCGCTGCAGCAGGGCCTCTTTGCCGCCGAGATCAAGACCCCGGCCAGCCGGCGGGCGTTACGACCGGTGCGGATCGGCACCGACACGGTCGGCAAGACCATCACCGGCGCCAAGATCGTGGGCGCCGGCAACGACCTGGTGCTCGACCTCTCGTCGTTCTACAACCCCGCCTATCCCGACGTCTATCCGATCGTTATGGCGACCTACGAGATCGTGTGCTCGAAATATCCCGGCGCCGACCAGGGCAAGGCGGTCAAGGCCTTCCTCCAGGCGGCGATCGGTCCCGGCCAGGTCGACCTGAACAGGATCGGGTACATCCCGCTGTCGCCGGGCTTCCAGTCCAGGGTCTCGAACGCGGTCGACGCGATCACCTACCCCGGGGCGCCCGACCCCGGCTGA
- a CDS encoding DUF4436 domain-containing protein yields MTAVPPPPPAPPAPPASRGPRIAIAFGIVVAVIVIYVLSLIAVHLLARSAPALPAVDFSKIEAEDSVVQVHLEKLDTVANRLTVNVLVYPKDSLYDKNFGVLTTDAAVRLYPENDLGDLQYPVGKAPAQVSTTIEAHGDPGNWPFDSYSTDEIASDVFTGSGQSREKTSARVEVTGKLDGWDAVVTRIHDSADPPDVQDNVRVTLHRSKGPLVFDFGICLVLLALPALALWVAIPMALGRTTFLPPFITWYAAMLFAIVPLRNILPGSPPFGSWIDQAVVIWVLIGLVVAMSLFLVAWWRQRDRKKAK; encoded by the coding sequence ATGACCGCTGTGCCTCCGCCGCCGCCCGCGCCACCCGCGCCGCCCGCGTCGCGAGGACCCCGCATAGCAATCGCTTTCGGAATCGTGGTGGCGGTCATCGTCATCTACGTGCTCTCCCTGATCGCGGTGCACCTGCTGGCCAGGTCCGCGCCCGCGCTGCCCGCCGTGGACTTCAGCAAGATCGAGGCCGAGGACAGCGTCGTGCAGGTGCACCTGGAGAAGCTGGACACCGTCGCCAACCGCCTCACGGTGAATGTCCTTGTCTACCCTAAGGATTCGTTGTACGACAAGAACTTCGGCGTGCTGACCACCGACGCGGCCGTGCGGTTGTATCCCGAAAACGACCTGGGGGATCTGCAGTACCCGGTGGGCAAGGCCCCCGCGCAGGTCAGCACCACGATCGAGGCGCATGGTGACCCCGGGAACTGGCCCTTCGACTCCTACAGCACCGACGAGATCGCGTCCGACGTGTTCACGGGATCCGGCCAGAGTCGCGAAAAGACCTCCGCCCGAGTCGAAGTGACCGGGAAGCTGGACGGATGGGACGCGGTCGTGACCCGCATCCACGATTCCGCCGACCCTCCCGACGTGCAGGACAACGTGCGGGTCACGTTGCACAGGTCCAAGGGGCCGCTTGTCTTCGACTTCGGCATCTGCCTGGTTCTCCTCGCCCTGCCCGCGCTGGCGTTGTGGGTCGCCATTCCCATGGCGCTTGGCCGGACCACCTTCCTGCCACCGTTCATCACGTGGTACGCCGCCATGCTGTTCGCGATCGTCCCGCTGCGCAATATCCTTCCGGGCAGCCCACCGTTCGGCTCGTGGATCGACCAGGCCGTGGTGATCTGGGTGTTGATCGGGCTGGTCGTCGCGATGTCGTTGTTCCTGGTCGCCTGGTGGCGGCAACGAGACCGGAAGAAGGCGAAGTAG
- a CDS encoding arylsulfatase — translation MASDAGPSGGFGGKIELDIRDSEPDWGPYAAPTAPANSPNILYLVWDDTGIATWDCFGGLVEMPAMTRIAERGVRLSQFHTTALCSPTRASLLTGRNATTVGMAMIEEFTEGFPNSNGRIPAETALLSEVLAERGYNTYCLGKWHLTPLEESNLAATKRHWPTSRGFERFYGFLGGETDQWYPDLVYDNHPVSPPATPEDGYHLSKDLADKTIEFIRDAKVIAPDKPWFSYVCPGAGHAPHHVFKEWADRYAGRFDMGYERYREIVLEQQKSMGIVPQDTELSPVNPYLDVKGPNGEPWPLQDTVRPWDSLTGEEKKLFSRMAEVFAGFQSYTDAQIGRILDYLEESGQLDDTIIVVISDNGASGEGGPNGSVNEGKFFNGYIDTVEESMKLFDQLGGPQTYNHYPIGWAMAFNTPYKLYKRYASHEGGIADTAIISWPNGIAAHGEVRDNYVNVCDITPTVYDLLGMTPPDTVKGIAQQPLDGVSFKVALTDSAADTGKRTQFYTMLGTRGIWHEGWFANTVHAATPAGWGHFDADRWELFHIEADRSQCHDLAAEHPDKLDELKALWFSEAAKFNGLPLSDLNIFETMTRQRPYLVTERDSYVYYPDCADVGIGAAVEIRGRSFAVLADVTVDTTGAEGVLFKQGGAHGGHVLFIQDGRLYYVYNFLGERQQLVSSSDAVPLGRHVFGARYALKGTVPNSHTPLGDVTLFIDDREVGALADVTSHPGTFGLAGAGITVGRNGGSAVSSRYKAPFRFTGGTIARVTVDVSGRPYIDVEKELALAFSRD, via the coding sequence ATGGCGAGTGATGCGGGCCCATCGGGCGGTTTCGGCGGAAAGATCGAACTCGATATCCGCGATTCGGAGCCCGACTGGGGACCGTACGCCGCGCCCACCGCCCCCGCGAACTCACCGAACATCCTCTATCTGGTCTGGGACGACACCGGCATCGCGACCTGGGACTGCTTCGGCGGTCTGGTCGAGATGCCGGCCATGACACGCATCGCCGAGCGCGGTGTGCGCCTGTCGCAATTCCACACCACCGCGCTGTGCTCGCCGACCAGGGCGTCGCTGCTGACCGGCCGCAACGCCACCACCGTCGGCATGGCGATGATCGAGGAGTTCACGGAGGGGTTCCCGAACTCGAACGGGCGCATCCCCGCCGAGACCGCGCTGCTCTCCGAGGTGCTCGCCGAGCGCGGCTACAACACCTACTGCCTGGGTAAGTGGCACCTGACCCCGCTGGAAGAATCGAACCTCGCCGCGACCAAGAGGCACTGGCCCACGTCGCGCGGCTTCGAACGGTTCTACGGGTTCCTGGGCGGGGAGACCGACCAGTGGTACCCGGACCTGGTGTACGACAACCACCCGGTGAGCCCGCCCGCGACGCCGGAAGACGGCTACCACCTGTCGAAGGATCTCGCCGACAAGACAATCGAATTCATCCGCGACGCCAAGGTGATCGCGCCCGACAAGCCGTGGTTCAGCTATGTATGCCCGGGTGCGGGGCACGCGCCGCACCACGTCTTCAAAGAGTGGGCGGACCGCTACGCGGGCCGCTTCGACATGGGCTACGAACGGTACCGCGAGATCGTGCTCGAGCAGCAGAAGTCGATGGGCATCGTGCCGCAGGACACCGAATTGTCGCCGGTCAATCCCTATCTGGACGTCAAGGGCCCCAACGGCGAGCCGTGGCCGCTGCAGGACACGGTGCGGCCCTGGGACTCACTGACCGGCGAAGAGAAGAAGCTGTTCAGCAGGATGGCGGAGGTGTTCGCCGGTTTCCAGAGCTACACAGACGCCCAGATCGGCCGGATCCTGGACTACCTGGAGGAATCGGGGCAGCTGGACGACACCATCATCGTGGTGATCTCCGACAACGGGGCCAGCGGCGAGGGCGGCCCGAACGGATCGGTGAACGAGGGCAAGTTCTTCAACGGCTACATCGACACCGTCGAAGAGAGCATGAAGCTGTTCGATCAGCTCGGCGGGCCGCAGACCTACAACCACTACCCGATCGGGTGGGCGATGGCCTTCAACACCCCGTACAAGCTCTACAAGCGCTACGCCTCACACGAGGGCGGAATCGCCGACACGGCAATCATCTCGTGGCCCAACGGGATTGCCGCGCACGGCGAGGTCCGCGACAACTACGTCAACGTCTGCGACATCACTCCGACCGTCTACGACCTGCTGGGCATGACGCCGCCCGACACTGTCAAGGGGATCGCCCAGCAGCCGCTGGACGGCGTGAGCTTCAAAGTGGCGCTTACGGATTCGGCCGCCGACACGGGCAAGCGGACGCAGTTCTACACCATGTTGGGTACCCGCGGGATCTGGCATGAGGGCTGGTTCGCCAACACCGTGCACGCGGCGACGCCCGCCGGCTGGGGGCATTTCGACGCCGACCGCTGGGAACTGTTCCACATCGAAGCCGACCGCAGCCAGTGCCACGACCTGGCCGCCGAGCATCCCGACAAGCTCGACGAACTCAAGGCGCTGTGGTTCTCCGAGGCCGCCAAGTTCAACGGCCTACCGCTTTCGGATCTCAACATCTTCGAGACCATGACCAGGCAACGCCCGTATCTGGTGACCGAGCGGGACAGTTACGTCTACTACCCCGACTGTGCGGATGTCGGCATCGGTGCCGCGGTGGAGATCCGCGGCCGCTCGTTCGCGGTGCTGGCCGACGTCACCGTCGACACCACCGGAGCCGAAGGTGTGCTGTTCAAACAAGGCGGCGCGCACGGGGGCCACGTCCTTTTCATTCAGGACGGGCGTCTCTACTACGTGTACAACTTCCTCGGGGAGCGCCAGCAGCTGGTGTCGTCGTCGGACGCGGTGCCGCTGGGCCGGCACGTGTTCGGGGCTCGTTACGCGCTGAAGGGAACCGTTCCCAACAGCCACACGCCGCTCGGTGACGTCACGCTGTTCATCGACGACAGGGAGGTCGGCGCGCTTGCCGACGTGACCTCGCACCCCGGGACGTTCGGGCTCGCCGGCGCCGGGATCACCGTCGGACGCAACGGCGGCTCGGCGGTGTCGAGCCGGTACAAGGCGCCGTTCAGATTCACCGGCGGCACCATCGCGCGGGTGACCGTCGACGTGTCCGGTCGGCCCTACATAGACGTGGAAAAGGAACTCGCACTGGCGTTCTCGCGCGACTGA
- the rpsQ gene encoding 30S ribosomal protein S17 has product MAEAKAASKTAPTDGASKEKGPKNTPGTPKTRGRRKVRIGYVVSDKMQKTIVVELEDRVRHPLYGKIIRTTKKVKAHDENSTAGIGDRVSLMETRPTSATKRWRLVEILEKAK; this is encoded by the coding sequence ATGGCAGAAGCCAAGGCAGCCAGCAAGACCGCCCCGACCGACGGCGCGTCGAAGGAGAAGGGCCCCAAGAACACCCCGGGCACGCCTAAGACGCGCGGCCGCCGCAAGGTGCGCATCGGTTACGTGGTGAGCGACAAGATGCAGAAGACCATCGTGGTCGAGCTCGAGGACCGCGTGCGTCACCCGCTCTACGGCAAGATCATCCGCACCACCAAGAAGGTCAAGGCGCACGACGAAAACAGCACCGCCGGCATCGGTGACCGCGTCTCCCTGATGGAGACACGACCCACGTCGGCGACCAAGCGCTGGCGCCTCGTCGAGATCCTCGAAAAGGCGAAGTAG
- the rpmC gene encoding 50S ribosomal protein L29: MAVGISPGELRELTDEELAERLRESKEELFNLRFQMATGQLSNNRRLRTVRQEIARVYTVLRERELGLASGPDGKDS; encoded by the coding sequence ATGGCAGTGGGCATTTCGCCTGGCGAACTGCGCGAGCTCACCGACGAGGAGCTGGCCGAGCGCCTGCGCGAATCCAAGGAGGAGTTGTTCAACCTTCGCTTCCAGATGGCGACGGGACAGCTCAGCAACAACCGGCGGCTCCGTACGGTGCGTCAGGAAATCGCGCGGGTGTACACCGTGCTGCGTGAACGTGAACTGGGCCTGGCATCCGGGCCTGACGGTAAGGATTCGTGA
- the rplP gene encoding 50S ribosomal protein L16, with protein sequence MLIPRRVKHRKQHHPRQRGIASGGTSVNFGDYGIQALEHAYVTNRQIESARIAINRHIKRGGKVWINVFPDRPLTKKPAETRMGSGKGSPEWWVVNVKPGRVLFELSYPNEQIARAALTRAIHKLPIKARIVTREEQF encoded by the coding sequence ATGTTGATTCCCCGCAGAGTCAAGCACCGAAAGCAGCACCATCCCCGCCAGCGCGGCATCGCCAGCGGCGGCACGTCGGTGAACTTCGGTGACTACGGCATCCAGGCCCTCGAGCACGCCTACGTCACCAACCGGCAGATCGAGTCGGCGCGTATCGCGATCAACCGGCACATCAAGCGTGGCGGCAAGGTCTGGATCAACGTCTTCCCGGACCGCCCGTTGACCAAGAAGCCGGCGGAGACCCGGATGGGTTCGGGTAAAGGTTCGCCCGAATGGTGGGTCGTCAACGTCAAGCCCGGCCGCGTGCTGTTCGAGCTCAGCTACCCCAACGAGCAGATCGCCCGCGCCGCGCTGACCCGCGCAATCCACAAGCTGCCGATCAAGGCACGCATCGTGACCCGAGAGGAACAGTTCTGA
- the rpsC gene encoding 30S ribosomal protein S3 codes for MGQKINPHGFRLGITTDWKSRWYADKQYSEYVKEDVAIRRLLSTGLERAGIADVEIERTRDRVRVDIHTARPGIVIGRRGTEADRIRADLEKLTGKQVQLNILEVKNPESQAQLVAQGVAEQLSNRVAFRRAMRKAIQSAMRQPNVKGIRVQCSGRLGGAEMSRSEFYREGRVPLHTLRADIDYGLYEAKTTFGRIGVKVWIYKGDIVGGKRELAAAAPAGADRPRRERPSGTRPRRSGASGTTATSTEAGRAAGEEAAAGSSAEAAPPLETQSTES; via the coding sequence GTGGGCCAGAAGATCAATCCGCACGGCTTCCGGCTGGGCATCACCACCGACTGGAAGTCCCGGTGGTACGCCGACAAGCAGTACTCCGAGTACGTCAAGGAAGACGTCGCGATCCGGCGGCTGTTGTCGACCGGTCTCGAGCGCGCCGGCATCGCCGACGTGGAGATCGAGCGCACCCGCGACCGGGTCCGGGTGGACATCCACACCGCGCGTCCCGGCATCGTCATCGGGCGCCGCGGCACCGAGGCCGACCGCATCCGTGCGGACCTGGAGAAGCTGACCGGCAAGCAGGTCCAGCTGAACATCCTCGAGGTCAAAAACCCGGAGTCGCAGGCACAGTTGGTGGCCCAGGGCGTGGCCGAGCAGCTGAGCAACCGCGTGGCGTTCCGCCGCGCGATGCGCAAAGCCATCCAGTCGGCGATGCGTCAGCCCAACGTCAAGGGCATCCGCGTGCAGTGCTCGGGCCGCCTCGGCGGCGCGGAGATGAGCCGCTCGGAGTTCTACCGCGAGGGCCGGGTGCCGCTGCACACGCTGCGCGCCGACATCGACTACGGCCTGTACGAGGCCAAGACCACCTTCGGCCGGATCGGCGTGAAGGTGTGGATCTACAAGGGCGACATCGTCGGTGGCAAGCGTGAACTGGCGGCGGCCGCCCCGGCCGGCGCCGACCGTCCCCGCCGCGAACGGCCGTCGGGCACGCGCCCGCGGCGCAGCGGGGCATCGGGCACCACGGCGACCAGCACCGAGGCAGGACGCGCGGCCGGCGAGGAAGCCGCGGCCGGATCGTCCGCCGAGGCTGCGCCGCCCCTGGAAACGCAGAGCACGGAGAGCTGA
- the rplV gene encoding 50S ribosomal protein L22 codes for MTTTEFPSAVAKARFVRVSPTKARRVIDLVRGKSVADALDILRWAPQAASEPVAKVIASAAANAQNNDGLDPSTLVVATVYADEGPTAKRIRPRAQGRAFRIRRRTSHITVVVESRPVKDERSAKSTRARRAEASKAAAKKAPANKAPAAKKASAAKASPKAEAKAPETSEAKGGSD; via the coding sequence ATGACGACAACCGAATTCCCGTCTGCGGTCGCCAAGGCACGGTTCGTGCGGGTGTCGCCGACCAAGGCGCGCCGGGTCATCGACCTGGTGCGTGGAAAGTCGGTGGCCGACGCGCTCGACATCCTGCGCTGGGCGCCGCAGGCCGCCAGCGAGCCGGTGGCCAAGGTGATCGCCAGCGCCGCGGCCAACGCGCAGAACAACGACGGCCTGGACCCCTCGACACTCGTGGTCGCCACGGTCTATGCCGACGAGGGGCCGACCGCCAAGCGCATCCGCCCGCGCGCCCAGGGACGTGCGTTCCGGATCCGCCGCCGCACCAGCCACATCACCGTCGTGGTGGAGAGCCGGCCGGTCAAGGACGAGCGGTCGGCGAAGTCGACCAGGGCCCGCCGTGCCGAGGCCAGCAAGGCCGCCGCGAAGAAGGCGCCCGCAAACAAGGCGCCGGCGGCCAAGAAGGCCTCTGCCGCCAAGGCTTCCCCGAAGGCGGAAGCCAAGGCGCCTGAGACTTCTGAAGCGAAGGGAGGCTCAGACTAG
- the rpsS gene encoding 30S ribosomal protein S19 produces MPRSLKKGPFVDDHLLKKVDVQNEKNSKQVIKTWSRRSTIIPDFIGHTFAVHDGRKHVPVFVTESMVGHKLGEFAPTRTFKGHIKDDRKAKRR; encoded by the coding sequence ATGCCACGCAGCCTGAAGAAGGGCCCGTTCGTCGACGACCACCTGTTGAAGAAGGTCGACGTCCAGAACGAGAAGAACAGCAAGCAGGTCATCAAGACCTGGTCGCGCCGGTCGACGATCATCCCGGACTTCATCGGCCACACCTTTGCCGTGCACGACGGACGCAAGCACGTCCCGGTGTTCGTCACCGAGTCGATGGTCGGTCACAAGCTCGGAGAGTTCGCGCCGACGCGCACCTTCAAGGGGCACATCAAGGACGACCGGAAGGCCAAACGGCGATGA
- the rplB gene encoding 50S ribosomal protein L2, with product MAIRKYKPTTPGRRGSSVSDFAEITRSEPEKSLVRPLHGHGGRNAHGRITTRHKGGGHKRAYRLVDFRRNDKDGVNAKVAHIEYDPNRTANIALLHFLDGEKRYILAPQGLSQGDVVESGPNADIKPGNNLPLRNIPAGTLVHAVELRPGGGAKLARSAGSSIQLLGKEASYASLRMPSGEIRRVDVRCRATVGEVGNAEQANINWGKAGRMRWKGKRPTVRGVVMNPVDHPHGGGEGKTSGGRHPVSPWGKPEGRTRKPNKASNKLIVRRRRTGKKHGR from the coding sequence ATGGCAATCCGCAAGTACAAGCCGACGACCCCGGGCCGCCGCGGCTCCAGCGTGTCCGACTTCGCCGAGATCACCCGGTCGGAGCCGGAGAAGTCGTTGGTGCGCCCGCTTCACGGCCATGGCGGGCGTAACGCGCACGGCCGGATCACCACCCGCCACAAGGGCGGCGGCCACAAGCGCGCCTACCGGTTGGTCGACTTCCGCCGCAACGACAAAGACGGCGTCAACGCCAAGGTCGCGCACATCGAGTACGACCCGAACCGCACGGCCAACATCGCCCTGCTCCATTTTCTGGACGGCGAGAAGCGCTACATCCTTGCGCCGCAGGGACTTTCGCAGGGTGATGTGGTCGAGTCGGGCCCCAACGCGGACATCAAGCCCGGCAACAACCTGCCGTTGCGCAACATCCCGGCCGGTACGCTCGTGCACGCCGTGGAGCTGCGGCCGGGCGGTGGCGCAAAGCTGGCGCGCTCGGCCGGGTCGAGCATCCAGCTGCTCGGCAAGGAAGCCAGCTACGCGTCGCTGCGCATGCCCAGTGGCGAGATTCGCCGCGTCGACGTGCGCTGCCGCGCAACGGTCGGCGAGGTCGGCAACGCCGAGCAGGCGAACATCAACTGGGGCAAGGCCGGCCGTATGCGGTGGAAGGGCAAGCGCCCGACCGTCCGCGGTGTGGTCATGAACCCGGTGGACCACCCGCACGGCGGTGGTGAGGGCAAGACCTCGGGTGGCCGCCACCCGGTCAGCCCGTGGGGCAAGCCCGAGGGCCGCACCCGCAAGCCGAACAAGGCAAGCAACAAACTCATCGTCCGGCGCCGGCGCACCGGCAAGAAGCACGGTCGCTGA
- the rplW gene encoding 50S ribosomal protein L23: MATIADPRDIILAPVISEKSYGLLDDNVYTFVVHPDSNKTQIKIAIEKIFSVKVASVNTANRQGKRKRTRTGFGKRKSTKRAIVTLAPGSKPIDLFGAPA; encoded by the coding sequence ATGGCGACCATCGCTGACCCCCGCGACATCATCCTGGCGCCGGTCATCTCCGAGAAGTCCTACGGATTGCTCGACGACAACGTGTACACGTTCGTGGTTCACCCCGATTCGAACAAGACGCAGATCAAGATCGCGATCGAGAAGATCTTCTCCGTCAAGGTCGCGTCGGTGAACACCGCGAACCGGCAGGGCAAGCGCAAGCGGACCCGGACCGGGTTCGGGAAGCGCAAGAGCACCAAGCGCGCCATCGTCACCCTGGCGCCGGGCAGCAAGCCGATCGATCTGTTCGGAGCGCCGGCCTAG
- the rplD gene encoding 50S ribosomal protein L4, whose amino-acid sequence MAALKIDVKTPDGKGGGSIELPAALFDAPANVALMHQVVTAQRAAARQGTHATKTRGAVSGGGRKPYRQKGTGRARQGSTRAPQFTGGGVVHGPQPRDYSQRTPKKMIAAALRGALSDRARNGRIHAVTELVSGQTPSTKSAKTFLASLTDRKQVLVVIGRSDEAGTKSVRNLPGVHILAPDQLNTYDVLRSDDVVFSVEALNAYIAAATPTTAEEVSA is encoded by the coding sequence ATGGCAGCTCTAAAGATTGACGTCAAGACGCCGGATGGCAAGGGCGGCGGCTCCATCGAGCTGCCGGCCGCGCTGTTCGACGCGCCGGCCAACGTGGCGCTGATGCACCAGGTCGTCACCGCGCAGCGCGCGGCGGCCCGCCAGGGCACGCACGCGACGAAGACTCGCGGCGCGGTGAGCGGCGGTGGCCGCAAGCCGTACCGGCAGAAGGGAACCGGCCGCGCGCGGCAGGGCTCGACGCGAGCCCCGCAGTTCACCGGTGGTGGCGTCGTGCACGGCCCGCAGCCGCGCGACTACAGCCAGCGCACGCCGAAGAAGATGATCGCCGCGGCGTTGCGCGGTGCGCTGTCCGACCGGGCTCGCAACGGACGCATCCACGCGGTCACCGAGCTGGTGTCGGGCCAGACCCCGTCCACCAAGAGCGCCAAGACGTTCCTGGCCAGCCTGACCGACCGCAAGCAGGTCCTGGTGGTCATCGGCCGCAGCGACGAGGCGGGCACCAAGAGCGTGCGGAACCTGCCCGGCGTGCACATCCTGGCGCCCGACCAGCTCAACACCTACGACGTGCTGCGCTCTGACGACGTGGTGTTCAGCGTCGAGGCCCTCAACGCCTACATCGCGGCGGCAACGCCGACTACTGCCGAGGAGGTTTCGGCCTGA
- the rplC gene encoding 50S ribosomal protein L3, with protein sequence MARKGILGTKLGMTQVFDENNRVVPVTVVKAGPNVVTRIRTPERDGYSAVQLAYGEISPRKVNKPVTGQYTAAGVNPRRFLAELRLENPDAAAEYEVGQELTAEIFADGTYVDVTGTSKGKGFAGTMKRHGFRGQGASHGAQAVHRRPGSIGGCATPARVFKGTRMAGRMGNDRVTVQNLLVHKVDTENGVLLIKGAVPGRTGGLVVVRSAVKRGEK encoded by the coding sequence ATGGCAAGAAAAGGCATTCTGGGTACCAAGCTGGGCATGACGCAGGTGTTCGACGAGAACAACCGGGTGGTCCCGGTGACGGTCGTCAAGGCCGGCCCCAACGTGGTGACCCGCATCCGCACCCCGGAGCGCGACGGCTACAGCGCCGTGCAGCTCGCGTACGGAGAGATCAGCCCGCGCAAGGTCAACAAGCCGGTGACCGGTCAGTACACCGCGGCGGGCGTCAACCCGCGCCGGTTTCTGGCCGAGCTTCGGCTGGAGAACCCCGACGCCGCGGCCGAATACGAGGTCGGTCAGGAGCTGACGGCGGAGATCTTCGCCGACGGCACCTACGTCGACGTGACCGGCACCTCCAAGGGGAAGGGCTTCGCCGGCACCATGAAGCGCCACGGTTTTCGCGGCCAGGGCGCCAGCCACGGCGCCCAGGCGGTGCACCGGCGCCCGGGCTCCATCGGTGGCTGCGCGACTCCCGCCCGGGTGTTCAAGGGCACGCGGATGGCGGGCCGGATGGGCAACGACCGGGTGACCGTCCAGAACCTGTTGGTGCACAAGGTCGATACCGAGAACGGCGTGCTGCTCATCAAAGGCGCGGTCCCCGGCCGCACCGGTGGACTCGTGGTGGTCCGCAGCGCGGTCAAACGAGGTGAGAAGTAA
- the rpsJ gene encoding 30S ribosomal protein S10: protein MAGQKIRIRLKAYDHEAIDASARKIVETVVRTGASVVGPVPLPTEKNVYCVIRSPHKYKDSREHFEMRTHKRLIDILDPTPKTVDALMRIDLPASVDVNIQ from the coding sequence GTGGCGGGACAGAAGATCCGCATCAGGCTCAAGGCCTACGACCATGAGGCAATCGACGCGTCGGCGCGCAAGATCGTCGAGACCGTCGTCCGCACGGGTGCCAGCGTCGTGGGGCCGGTGCCGCTGCCGACCGAGAAGAACGTGTATTGCGTCATCCGCTCTCCGCACAAGTACAAGGACTCGCGGGAGCACTTCGAGATGCGCACCCACAAGCGGCTGATCGACATCCTCGACCCGACGCCCAAGACCGTCGACGCGCTGATGCGTATCGACCTTCCGGCCAGCGTCGACGTCAACATCCAGTAG